The following are encoded in a window of Salinigranum halophilum genomic DNA:
- a CDS encoding class I SAM-dependent methyltransferase, with protein MKGKEWYKADDVAEEYDSKRFSRGGRLIDRREKGAVLTALSPVEGKRVLEIACGTGRFTVMLAERGADVVGLDISRAMLAQGREKAREAGVAERISFLLGDAARLPFPDNHFDAVFAMRFFHLADTPARFLAEMARVSKGQVFFDTFNDFSTRVVYNWLLPMGSHLYSRDDVEQLVADAGLSLASESHDFVVPYGLYRKIPNTIASDIRSVDTAVGDTSVGERLASVSYWNASVPGADGDAARRASEAE; from the coding sequence GTGAAAGGAAAAGAGTGGTACAAGGCGGACGACGTCGCCGAAGAGTACGACTCGAAACGCTTCTCCCGCGGCGGTCGGCTCATCGACCGCCGGGAGAAGGGCGCCGTCCTCACGGCGCTCTCGCCAGTCGAGGGGAAGCGTGTCCTCGAGATCGCCTGCGGCACCGGCCGGTTCACCGTCATGCTCGCCGAGCGCGGCGCGGACGTCGTCGGGCTGGACATCTCGCGGGCGATGCTCGCGCAGGGCCGCGAGAAGGCCCGCGAGGCGGGCGTCGCCGAGCGTATCTCGTTCCTGCTCGGCGACGCCGCCCGGTTGCCCTTCCCCGACAACCACTTCGACGCCGTCTTCGCGATGCGATTCTTCCACCTCGCGGACACACCCGCGCGGTTCCTCGCGGAGATGGCCCGTGTCTCCAAGGGGCAGGTCTTCTTCGACACGTTCAACGACTTCTCGACCCGGGTCGTCTACAACTGGCTCCTTCCGATGGGTTCGCACCTGTACTCCCGCGACGACGTCGAACAGCTCGTCGCCGATGCCGGTCTCTCGCTCGCGTCGGAGTCGCACGACTTCGTCGTCCCGTACGGGTTGTACCGGAAGATACCCAACACCATCGCCTCCGACATCCGTTCCGTCGACACCGCCGTCGGTGACACGAGCGTCGGCGAGCGACTCGCCTCGGTGTCGTACTGGAACGCGTCGGTTCCCGGCGCGGACGGCGACGCGGCACGCCGGGCCAGCGAGGCCGAGTGA
- a CDS encoding glycosyltransferase family 2 protein, with protein MDLSVVVPTLNGRDRLATSLDSLATHAPDAEVVVVNGPSADGTTGMVRDRDDVDVLVELSARTLNVARNAGIQAATGDAVAFLGYDFAVGPEWAEGVRTRLVEDAVVTGPTRRRVYGGQTADAPERRRVCKRDITYFDGGNVAFRTGVLDDLDGFDEYLQTGGARDAAHRLAGLGYSVVWEPTMQVSLEHETDGGVETRDWEWKYRALAYRLVKNYGLRPEVARRTLRHAGSDAVSTAKEVLRGESVPTSWFGTSRAVTVGIATGFSDGLVARARDRTPTRNPRGVSTRTDRAVAQYDWRSSSSSA; from the coding sequence ATGGACCTCTCGGTAGTCGTCCCGACGCTCAACGGGCGCGACAGGCTGGCCACCAGTCTCGACTCGCTGGCCACCCACGCTCCCGACGCCGAGGTCGTCGTGGTCAACGGCCCCTCGGCGGACGGGACGACCGGGATGGTGCGCGACCGCGACGACGTTGACGTCCTCGTCGAACTCTCCGCGCGAACGCTGAACGTCGCGCGGAACGCCGGCATCCAGGCCGCCACCGGCGACGCCGTCGCCTTTCTCGGCTACGACTTCGCCGTCGGGCCCGAGTGGGCCGAGGGCGTCCGGACACGACTGGTCGAAGACGCCGTCGTGACCGGTCCGACCCGACGCCGTGTCTACGGCGGGCAGACCGCCGACGCGCCCGAACGCCGGCGCGTCTGTAAACGCGACATCACGTACTTCGACGGCGGGAACGTCGCCTTCCGAACCGGGGTCCTCGACGACCTCGACGGCTTCGACGAGTACCTCCAGACCGGCGGCGCTCGCGACGCGGCCCACCGCCTCGCCGGCCTCGGCTACAGCGTCGTCTGGGAGCCGACGATGCAGGTGTCGCTCGAACACGAGACGGACGGCGGCGTCGAGACCCGCGACTGGGAGTGGAAGTACCGCGCCCTCGCGTACCGCCTCGTCAAGAACTACGGCCTCCGACCGGAGGTCGCCCGCCGGACCCTCCGTCACGCCGGGTCGGACGCCGTGTCGACGGCGAAAGAAGTCCTCAGGGGTGAGTCGGTGCCGACGTCGTGGTTTGGGACGAGTCGGGCGGTGACCGTCGGCATCGCGACGGGGTTCAGTGACGGGTTAGTCGCCCGCGCTCGAGACCGGACGCCGACGCGTAACCCTCGCGGCGTCTCGACCCGGACCGACCGCGCCGTCGCTCAGTACGACTGGCGCTCTTCGTCCTCCTCGGCGTAA
- a CDS encoding amidohydrolase family protein, producing MLELEHGFRVVDVRARLDPNGDESARFGRDVGPERLERELHQAGVVRAVVAPGPRPDREGYLRVNNAVARLSVDRPFVPLARLNGPRDPSDRPAARLRNLTASRADHHTTPDDVEQYGYGDRFHGFTLDPARDGLPDEETLERLDSVGHPALVRVGADFSLPAVEETLLRYSFPVVLERFGGFPFDRERMHAAVDLLDRHDDLYVETSFVRYRDVLERGLLEHPDRVLFGSGAPATHPNVSVMELLTLDVSEDLMRRAFEKNAMRVFPALASSA from the coding sequence ATGTTGGAACTGGAACACGGCTTCCGCGTGGTCGACGTCCGTGCACGGCTCGACCCCAACGGGGACGAGAGCGCGCGATTCGGTCGCGACGTCGGCCCCGAACGCCTCGAGCGTGAACTCCACCAGGCGGGGGTCGTCCGCGCCGTCGTCGCACCGGGGCCACGGCCGGACCGAGAGGGGTATCTCCGCGTGAACAACGCCGTGGCGCGGCTGAGCGTCGACCGGCCGTTCGTCCCACTCGCACGTCTCAACGGGCCTCGCGACCCCAGCGACCGCCCGGCCGCTCGCCTCCGGAACCTCACTGCTTCGCGCGCGGACCACCACACCACCCCGGACGACGTCGAGCAGTACGGATACGGCGACCGGTTCCACGGGTTCACGCTCGACCCCGCACGCGACGGCCTCCCCGACGAGGAGACGCTCGAACGGCTCGACAGCGTCGGGCACCCCGCGCTGGTCCGGGTCGGGGCTGACTTCTCCCTCCCAGCGGTGGAGGAGACGCTGCTTCGGTACTCGTTCCCGGTGGTGCTCGAACGCTTCGGCGGCTTCCCGTTCGACCGCGAGCGGATGCACGCGGCGGTCGACCTCCTCGACCGCCACGACGACCTCTACGTCGAGACGAGCTTCGTCCGCTATCGCGACGTGCTCGAGCGGGGGCTGCTCGAACACCCCGACCGCGTGCTCTTCGGGTCGGGCGCGCCCGCGACGCATCCGAACGTGAGCGTGATGGAACTGCTCACGCTCGACGTGAGTGAGGACCTCATGCGCCGGGCGTTCGAGAAGAACGCGATGCGGGTCTTCCCGGCGCTCGCGTCGTCTGCGTGA
- the thsA gene encoding thermosome subunit alpha, protein MSSRMQQGQPLFILAEGSQRTRGQSAQDSNIRAGRAVASAVRTTLGPRGMDKMLVDSSGEVVITNDGATILNEMDIEHPAAQMIVEVAETQEDEVGDGTTTAAVLTGELLAKAENLLDDDIHPTVIVEGYTEAARLAQDAIDAQVLDVDLDDDLLVKVAESSMTGKGTGDVTADVLAGHVVRAVRMVHDDAERFDRDDINVHTRTGASSSATELVEGVIIDKEPVNDEMPRSVEDATVAVVDVKLDVRKAEADTEYNISSVEQLTAALDAEESELRSYATSLKEAGVDVVFCTKSISDRVASYLAKEGILAFKSVKKSDARRIAHATGAKRLGSVTDIDADDFGHAERVAIEKYGDDELTFVEGGAASRSVTLLLRGGTEHVVDELERAINDAIDVTVAAIDKGGVVPGAGCTEVAIADHLRSEAAGIEGRKQLAVEAFADAVEALPRTLAENVGMDPIDALVDLRSAYESEGRAGVIATGRFGEIGDPVEHGVLDPAAVKREAVESATEAATMILRIDDVIAAE, encoded by the coding sequence ATGTCATCCCGCATGCAGCAAGGTCAGCCGTTGTTTATTCTCGCCGAAGGCAGCCAGCGAACGCGCGGCCAGAGCGCGCAGGACTCGAACATCCGCGCCGGTCGGGCAGTCGCCTCCGCCGTACGCACCACACTCGGCCCCCGTGGGATGGACAAGATGCTCGTCGACTCCTCGGGCGAGGTCGTCATCACCAACGACGGGGCGACCATCCTCAACGAGATGGACATCGAACACCCCGCCGCACAGATGATCGTCGAGGTCGCCGAGACCCAGGAGGACGAAGTCGGTGACGGCACCACGACCGCCGCCGTGCTCACGGGCGAACTCCTCGCGAAGGCAGAGAACCTCCTCGACGACGACATCCACCCGACGGTCATCGTCGAAGGGTACACCGAAGCCGCCCGCCTCGCACAGGACGCCATCGACGCGCAGGTGCTCGACGTCGACCTCGACGACGACCTCCTCGTGAAGGTCGCCGAGTCCTCCATGACCGGCAAGGGCACCGGCGACGTCACCGCCGACGTCCTCGCCGGGCACGTCGTCCGCGCGGTCCGGATGGTCCACGACGACGCCGAGCGGTTCGACCGCGACGACATCAACGTCCACACCCGTACGGGTGCCTCCTCGTCGGCGACCGAACTCGTCGAGGGCGTCATCATCGACAAAGAGCCGGTCAACGACGAGATGCCCCGCTCCGTCGAGGACGCCACCGTCGCCGTCGTCGACGTGAAACTCGACGTCCGCAAGGCCGAGGCCGACACCGAGTACAACATCTCCTCCGTGGAGCAGCTCACGGCGGCGCTCGACGCCGAGGAGTCCGAACTCCGCTCGTACGCCACCTCGCTGAAGGAGGCGGGTGTGGACGTCGTGTTCTGCACGAAGTCCATCTCCGACCGCGTCGCGAGCTACCTCGCCAAGGAGGGCATCCTCGCGTTCAAGAGCGTCAAGAAGTCCGACGCCCGCCGCATCGCTCACGCGACGGGCGCGAAGCGCCTCGGCTCGGTGACCGACATCGACGCCGACGACTTCGGCCACGCCGAGCGCGTCGCCATCGAGAAGTACGGCGACGACGAACTCACGTTCGTCGAGGGCGGTGCGGCCTCGCGCTCCGTCACTCTCTTGCTCCGGGGCGGCACCGAACACGTCGTCGACGAACTGGAGCGTGCCATCAACGACGCCATCGACGTGACGGTCGCCGCCATCGACAAGGGCGGCGTCGTCCCCGGTGCGGGCTGCACCGAGGTCGCCATCGCCGACCACCTCCGCTCGGAGGCGGCGGGCATCGAGGGGCGCAAGCAACTCGCTGTCGAGGCCTTCGCGGACGCCGTCGAGGCGCTCCCCCGCACGCTCGCGGAGAACGTCGGGATGGACCCCATCGACGCGCTGGTCGACCTGCGCTCGGCGTACGAGAGCGAGGGC